One window of the Rhizorhabdus dicambivorans genome contains the following:
- a CDS encoding DNA-binding transcriptional regulator, whose translation MSDMINDAAEKKSDGVRAVERAIDLLQALNRRPFSTLHDLHRETGLPKSSIVRLLRTFEAKGLAAQSSSYGTYHLLGRVKSLSSGFHHEPLVIEVAEEIMIDFTKREGWPLALALFDVNAVVVRASTIPHTSLSFLHSSLNMRWSLVSRALGRCYLAHSPANERKILIEIAKQSKNPEDAAAHDSAAIARMLKQVRERGYALRDPTIESRSSTIAVPIFDDERLVACLGLTWITAAMSLDEAVDQYVPQLFEMTDAISRELAKRSARQPLSPHPPQDDRAFY comes from the coding sequence ATGTCGGACATGATCAATGATGCGGCGGAGAAGAAGAGTGACGGCGTTCGCGCGGTGGAGCGCGCGATCGACTTGCTCCAGGCGCTCAACCGTCGTCCGTTCTCGACACTACATGACCTCCATCGCGAGACGGGGCTGCCCAAATCGTCCATCGTACGGTTGCTGCGTACATTCGAGGCGAAGGGGCTCGCGGCGCAGTCGTCAAGCTATGGCACCTATCATCTGCTCGGGCGGGTCAAATCGTTATCGAGCGGCTTTCATCACGAGCCGCTGGTGATCGAGGTAGCAGAGGAGATCATGATCGACTTCACGAAGCGGGAAGGATGGCCTCTTGCGCTGGCCCTCTTCGACGTCAACGCGGTGGTGGTGCGGGCCAGCACCATACCGCACACCTCGCTCTCTTTCCTCCATTCGTCCCTCAACATGCGATGGAGCCTGGTCAGCCGCGCGCTCGGGCGCTGCTATCTGGCGCATAGCCCGGCCAATGAGCGTAAAATCCTCATCGAAATCGCCAAGCAGAGCAAGAATCCCGAGGATGCGGCGGCGCATGACAGCGCCGCGATCGCCAGGATGCTCAAGCAGGTCCGTGAGCGCGGCTATGCTCTCCGCGATCCAACGATCGAATCGCGTTCGTCCACCATCGCCGTGCCGATCTTTGATGATGAGCGCCTTGTCGCCTGCCTCGGTCTGACGTGGATTACCGCTGCGATGTCGCTCGACGAGGCCGTCGATCAGTACGTGCCGCAACTTTTCGAGATGACGGATGCGATCTCGCGGGAATTAGCCAAGCGATCCGCTCGGCAGCCGCTATCTCCCCACCCTCCGCAGGACGATCGAGCCTTCTACTGA
- a CDS encoding amidohydrolase family protein encodes MSSDEIRLYDTHAHLVSDDEIRYPRSYPFENTSLRMPRIPGTIGTPGGMHGPEPINEKPTAELMHKWMAEENVVGIAAVQKGMIYGTDNSYIVDAADAFPDEMRAIIIVDPQAPETPDMIRECASRGIVGIRFFGVGVVDKGAWLSSPASLKVWELADSLGLLVDIEAPATGSEVLIPVIEQMADHLPELRIVLDHVFLPDCTQPNYGIDERFDGFARRENISVKFTSLSMDVIREKGVAPERVLRRTVDFYGADRTMWGSDIGTSSGTYKMMVARAIAATELLTDEERRKVLHDTGRRIMLGWTG; translated from the coding sequence ATGAGCAGCGATGAAATACGCCTTTATGATACGCATGCCCATTTGGTGTCGGACGACGAAATCCGCTATCCCCGCAGCTATCCATTCGAGAACACGTCGCTTCGAATGCCGCGCATCCCCGGCACCATCGGAACCCCGGGCGGTATGCACGGCCCCGAACCGATCAATGAAAAGCCGACCGCCGAGCTCATGCACAAATGGATGGCCGAAGAAAATGTAGTTGGCATCGCGGCCGTGCAGAAGGGCATGATCTACGGCACGGACAACAGCTATATCGTTGATGCGGCCGACGCCTTCCCCGACGAAATGCGCGCCATCATCATCGTCGATCCGCAGGCGCCGGAGACGCCCGATATGATCCGCGAATGCGCGTCGCGCGGGATCGTCGGAATCCGCTTCTTCGGTGTGGGCGTGGTCGACAAGGGCGCCTGGCTGAGTTCGCCCGCTTCCCTAAAAGTCTGGGAACTGGCCGACAGTCTTGGCCTGCTGGTCGATATCGAGGCGCCCGCGACTGGGAGCGAAGTATTGATTCCGGTTATCGAGCAGATGGCCGATCATCTTCCTGAATTGCGGATCGTGCTGGATCATGTTTTTCTGCCGGACTGTACCCAACCGAATTACGGCATCGACGAAAGATTTGACGGCTTCGCCAGGCGTGAAAATATCTCGGTCAAGTTCACGTCGCTCAGCATGGACGTCATCCGCGAAAAGGGTGTGGCCCCTGAACGCGTGCTCCGCCGTACGGTCGATTTCTACGGTGCCGATCGAACGATGTGGGGATCGGACATCGGCACGTCATCGGGAACGTATAAGATGATGGTCGCCCGCGCCATAGCGGCGACCGAGTTGCTCACGGACGAGGAGCGTCGCAAGGTGCTTCACGACACAGGGCGGCGGATCATGCTTGGCTGGACAGGTTAG
- a CDS encoding alpha/beta hydrolase, whose product MIARANIRRSASRWLSASLLPALILWTAGAPAQSGPIQIEKQGAFEAGGTVLGSGQSTLSCDHGYVEYQIPRHARDVALLMWHSSSTKVWQTRWDGGEGYQSIFLRRGFPVYLWDGPRVGRANWGCDHYTYEPSVGQDQQNFTAWRLGAKYPDFFPGVQFPTRDAEAWEQAVRARYQEFDTTPNAELEAAAAAKAIERVGPTVLVTNSAGGMRALLAAMKTSKVKAIVAYENPGYVFPSDVNPPSEPTRFGPVIVSPEDFEKLTRIPIQFVFGDNLDKSPTWTAYAKTSQKFVDLVNARGGKAEILFLPAAGLKGNTHIPFADLNNVAVADQLSAFLRRNRLDLRSKNRRSSEAPKP is encoded by the coding sequence ATGATAGCACGCGCTAATATACGGCGATCCGCTTCACGCTGGCTCAGCGCTTCGCTATTGCCAGCCTTGATTTTGTGGACAGCCGGCGCTCCCGCTCAGTCCGGGCCGATCCAGATCGAAAAGCAGGGTGCGTTCGAAGCCGGCGGCACCGTTCTGGGCAGCGGGCAATCCACGCTTTCCTGCGATCATGGCTATGTCGAATATCAGATTCCCCGACATGCCCGGGACGTCGCCTTGTTAATGTGGCACAGCTCATCGACGAAGGTCTGGCAAACGCGCTGGGACGGCGGAGAAGGCTATCAATCGATCTTCCTGCGCCGGGGTTTTCCAGTCTATCTGTGGGATGGGCCGCGCGTCGGACGAGCCAATTGGGGCTGCGATCACTATACATATGAGCCGTCCGTCGGCCAGGACCAGCAGAATTTCACGGCATGGCGGCTGGGCGCGAAATATCCTGACTTTTTCCCGGGGGTGCAGTTTCCGACCCGGGATGCGGAGGCCTGGGAGCAAGCCGTGCGCGCGCGCTATCAGGAGTTCGACACGACGCCCAATGCCGAACTGGAGGCCGCAGCGGCGGCGAAGGCGATCGAGCGTGTGGGGCCGACCGTATTGGTAACGAATTCCGCAGGAGGCATGCGGGCCTTGTTGGCGGCGATGAAGACGAGCAAGGTCAAGGCGATCGTCGCATATGAAAATCCGGGCTATGTGTTTCCCAGCGACGTAAACCCGCCCAGCGAGCCGACCCGCTTCGGCCCGGTCATCGTATCGCCCGAAGATTTCGAGAAGCTCACGCGGATCCCGATCCAGTTCGTGTTCGGCGATAATCTCGACAAATCGCCAACCTGGACCGCCTACGCGAAAACCAGCCAGAAATTCGTCGATCTCGTAAATGCGCGCGGCGGAAAGGCGGAGATATTGTTTCTTCCTGCTGCGGGCTTGAAAGGGAATACGCATATTCCCTTCGCGGATCTCAATAACGTCGCCGTTGCGGATCAGCTCTCGGCATTCCTGCGCCGTAACAGGCTCGATTTGCGCTCGAAAAATCGGCGCAGCTCCGAGGCTCCGAAGCCGTAG
- a CDS encoding TonB-dependent receptor domain-containing protein, with the protein MFSLGNAAPGWAQAESASADSEAPAEEIIVTGSRLGRTSFNSPTPVNVIDQQRSQNLNITSVGDALNQIPSFRPITGPATQQFRSSANIAGRSLDLRGLGSIRTLTLIDGRRHVASSDDGNFDLNAIPSIMIQRSEVVTGGASAAYGAGAVSGVVNLITDTSFSGVKAEASYGVSDKGDARNKYIAFQVGSDFAGGRGHVVLGGEYADEGPVSDYNSRDWSRRHRDFVPNPFFSTNPALSNGLPANVGANDVRTSLTPAGTITVVHPLQGMQFDSNGNLVPFQFGALYNRARPSSLMIGGDPSITDYYGAVGPLVVATKHLSLLSHADYELTESLTLSAELGYAKVDGGPTGANPRSDPNGALRINRDNAYLTPATAAMMDAARVSFIPVSRINFELGPNIYSSTNETWHAFVGLKGGAFADWKWDAYYQFGRTNGRQSNANSRLEQRWKDSIDAVFAPAGLPGIAAGTIICRTTIANPTNGCVPANIMGPGKVSAAAAAWANTVAWSTRHFTDHTFAANFRGTLIEGWAGPISAAFGGEYRTSNSKGNNDPNSKAGLFSQIAWTFLPSTTQKVTEVYGELNLPVFKDWALGKSLELDGAVRQTHYSLSGSATTWKTGAVYQLSDDYMLRVTRSHDIRAPSPLELNPNRTVTTFSLADPKYGVQYLMPTFSGGNRNLKLETADTFTAGIAIKPSWFRGFALSVDYYDITVDGAIDIPSANLAVNICRSGSNPAICTLGTDVNGNPDRILALFATYQNINRLRTRGWEFVAKYSFDLADVGSFLGGNIDIALNGSLVNKLTTELPDGTRKELSNFTGNSGGVTNIVGVPRWRGDAVITYSQPTFSITAHASHIPKGLQNPDWIGPEQKGYSPYLPNSVTYNHVSSRTYFDLSGRVKLFGGEDRNIEMFGGVTNVFDTDPPPELRLNGNGLYFNPIGRAYKMGIRARM; encoded by the coding sequence ATGTTTTCGTTAGGAAACGCCGCCCCCGGCTGGGCGCAGGCTGAAAGCGCATCTGCCGATTCCGAGGCTCCCGCTGAGGAGATCATTGTCACCGGATCGCGATTGGGCAGGACCAGCTTCAATTCGCCAACGCCCGTCAACGTGATCGATCAGCAACGCTCGCAGAATCTCAACATCACGAGCGTCGGCGATGCCCTCAATCAGATTCCCTCCTTTCGCCCGATCACCGGCCCAGCCACCCAGCAGTTCCGATCCAGCGCGAACATCGCCGGCCGAAGCCTCGATCTTCGGGGATTGGGCTCGATCAGGACATTGACGCTGATCGATGGCAGGCGACATGTCGCCAGTTCCGATGACGGCAATTTCGACCTGAACGCCATCCCGTCCATCATGATACAGCGATCGGAAGTCGTGACCGGCGGCGCATCCGCAGCTTATGGCGCCGGAGCGGTCTCCGGCGTGGTCAACCTGATCACCGATACCAGCTTCAGCGGCGTCAAGGCCGAAGCGAGCTATGGCGTAAGCGACAAGGGCGACGCACGTAACAAATATATCGCGTTCCAGGTTGGTAGCGACTTCGCCGGCGGACGTGGTCATGTCGTGCTGGGCGGCGAATATGCGGACGAAGGCCCCGTCTCGGACTATAACAGTCGCGACTGGAGCAGGCGGCATCGCGATTTCGTTCCGAATCCTTTCTTTTCCACCAATCCGGCGCTCAGCAATGGCTTGCCCGCCAATGTCGGCGCGAACGATGTGAGGACATCGCTGACGCCCGCCGGAACCATTACCGTCGTCCACCCGCTGCAGGGCATGCAGTTCGACAGCAACGGCAATCTGGTCCCTTTCCAGTTTGGCGCCTTGTATAACAGGGCCAGGCCCAGCTCGCTGATGATCGGTGGCGATCCGAGCATTACGGATTATTATGGTGCGGTGGGGCCATTGGTCGTCGCAACCAAGCATCTGTCGCTGCTCAGCCACGCCGATTACGAACTGACGGAATCGCTGACCCTGTCCGCCGAACTGGGCTATGCGAAGGTCGATGGCGGCCCGACGGGCGCGAACCCGCGATCGGATCCTAATGGCGCGCTCAGGATCAACCGCGACAATGCCTATCTGACGCCGGCGACGGCGGCGATGATGGACGCGGCAAGGGTCAGCTTCATTCCGGTGAGCCGCATCAATTTCGAACTCGGCCCGAACATATACAGCTCCACCAACGAAACCTGGCATGCCTTTGTGGGATTGAAGGGCGGCGCCTTCGCGGACTGGAAATGGGACGCCTATTATCAGTTCGGACGAACCAACGGTCGCCAGAGCAACGCCAATTCACGACTGGAGCAGCGCTGGAAGGACTCGATCGACGCGGTTTTCGCGCCGGCTGGACTTCCGGGGATCGCAGCCGGGACGATCATCTGCCGCACCACGATCGCCAATCCGACAAACGGGTGCGTTCCCGCCAATATCATGGGGCCAGGAAAGGTAAGCGCGGCAGCGGCGGCCTGGGCCAACACCGTTGCCTGGTCCACCCGCCACTTCACCGATCACACGTTCGCGGCAAATTTCCGCGGTACGCTGATCGAAGGCTGGGCCGGGCCGATATCTGCGGCGTTCGGCGGGGAATATCGGACGAGCAACTCCAAGGGCAACAACGATCCAAACAGCAAGGCGGGGCTGTTCTCCCAGATCGCCTGGACCTTCCTGCCTTCCACGACGCAGAAGGTGACGGAGGTCTATGGCGAGCTCAACCTGCCGGTGTTCAAGGACTGGGCACTCGGCAAATCTCTGGAGCTGGATGGCGCGGTTCGCCAGACGCACTACAGCCTGTCGGGCAGCGCCACGACCTGGAAGACTGGCGCAGTTTACCAGCTGAGCGATGACTATATGCTTCGCGTGACCCGGTCGCACGACATAAGGGCGCCATCTCCTCTGGAACTGAACCCTAACAGGACCGTGACGACATTTTCGCTCGCCGATCCGAAATATGGGGTCCAGTATCTCATGCCGACCTTCAGCGGCGGCAACCGGAACCTGAAGCTGGAGACGGCCGATACATTCACGGCGGGTATCGCCATCAAGCCGAGCTGGTTTCGCGGATTCGCGCTGTCCGTGGATTATTATGACATCACGGTGGATGGCGCGATCGACATCCCGTCGGCCAACCTGGCCGTCAACATATGCCGTTCGGGCAGCAATCCTGCGATCTGCACGCTGGGAACGGACGTGAATGGCAATCCGGATCGGATATTGGCGCTCTTTGCCACCTACCAGAATATCAACAGACTGCGGACTCGGGGATGGGAGTTCGTGGCCAAATATTCGTTCGACCTCGCGGATGTCGGCAGCTTCCTCGGTGGCAATATCGACATCGCCCTCAACGGCTCGCTCGTGAACAAACTGACGACTGAGCTGCCTGACGGGACCAGAAAGGAACTGTCGAACTTCACGGGCAATTCCGGCGGCGTAACCAACATCGTGGGCGTTCCGCGGTGGCGCGGCGATGCGGTGATAACATATTCACAGCCGACTTTCTCGATCACCGCTCATGCCTCCCACATTCCGAAGGGGCTGCAGAACCCGGACTGGATTGGGCCCGAGCAAAAGGGATATAGCCCGTACCTCCCGAACAGCGTGACGTATAACCATGTGTCGTCACGCACCTATTTCGATCTGAGCGGCAGGGTGAAACTGTTTGGAGGCGAGGACCGCAACATCGAGATGTTCGGGGGCGTGACCAACGTCTTTGATACTGATCCTCCGCCGGAACTGCGGCTGAACGGTAATGGACTGTATTTCAACCCCATTGGCCGTGCCTATAAGATGGGCATCCGCGCAAGGATGTAG
- a CDS encoding ABC transporter substrate-binding protein has product MLRVIDKIVLAITLAAIPAAILAEPLRVVGNTQVFETGAMALAAETSPKGTVEFSLGGVPNLWETGLPKLTAVVTAGGPVAPTSHDRLADLAGNAETQFLRATVAHPDGRYLFTVVEGIYRIVARKSKGIAHEADLKGKRIATYPGTSAAFYLRKALERSGLTEKDVTIVQLPPKACAEALIAGTVDAMSMWEPHAEDAIRAIGADVITFQPANGYREIYSLYATAATLGNPAKRAQIVAYVREMILACKQGATNPGRIQDILSKNTGRSKEDIVAAWNYNFLCDTSPNILDVMVEEESWLAAQDGRAPRTRQQIAALIDTSVLEEAKRLK; this is encoded by the coding sequence ATGTTGCGTGTAATAGATAAAATTGTTCTTGCCATCACTTTGGCAGCTATCCCTGCCGCGATCCTGGCCGAACCTCTCCGCGTTGTTGGAAACACCCAGGTTTTTGAAACCGGGGCCATGGCTCTGGCGGCGGAAACTTCCCCCAAAGGGACAGTGGAGTTCAGCCTGGGCGGGGTGCCCAACCTCTGGGAAACCGGGCTGCCGAAGTTGACGGCGGTCGTTACGGCCGGAGGTCCCGTAGCGCCCACGTCCCATGACAGGTTGGCCGATCTGGCGGGCAATGCCGAAACCCAGTTCCTGCGGGCCACGGTCGCGCATCCCGATGGGCGCTATCTTTTCACCGTGGTCGAGGGAATTTACCGCATTGTCGCCCGCAAGTCCAAAGGCATTGCCCATGAGGCGGACTTGAAGGGAAAGCGCATTGCCACATATCCCGGCACGTCGGCGGCGTTCTATCTGCGCAAAGCGCTCGAACGATCGGGCCTGACGGAAAAGGACGTCACCATCGTACAGTTGCCGCCGAAAGCCTGTGCCGAAGCGCTGATCGCCGGGACGGTCGATGCGATGTCGATGTGGGAGCCCCACGCCGAAGATGCGATTCGTGCCATTGGCGCGGACGTCATCACCTTCCAACCCGCTAACGGATATCGGGAAATCTATTCGCTCTACGCAACCGCCGCGACCCTGGGGAACCCGGCCAAGCGAGCGCAGATCGTGGCATATGTTCGGGAGATGATCCTGGCTTGCAAGCAGGGGGCGACCAATCCGGGGCGTATCCAGGATATTCTTTCCAAAAATACTGGCCGTTCGAAGGAAGATATCGTTGCTGCCTGGAACTATAATTTCTTGTGCGACACCTCCCCGAATATCCTCGACGTGATGGTCGAGGAGGAATCCTGGCTTGCGGCGCAGGACGGCCGCGCGCCGAGAACCCGGCAGCAAATCGCCGCGCTGATCGATACGAGCGTGTTGGAGGAGGCGAAACGCCTGAAATGA
- a CDS encoding aldehyde dehydrogenase family protein — protein MDRLKFYIDGAWTDPVSPSTLDITNPATEEGFARICVGSHADVDRAARAARAAFAQFSRTSLEERLGYLRRIIEGFRANLQELGRMMTLEMGAPITFATERQATVALFHFEEAARVLANYRFEERMGPGIIRREPIGVCGLITPWNWPLNQVASKVAPALATGCTVVLKPSEIAPLSAMRLAEIIHDAGVPPGVFNLVNGHGPTVGEAIASHPEIDMVSITGSTGAGIKVAKLAADTVKRVAQELGGKSANIILADADLPAAVAEGVYACYVNAGQNCQSPTRMLIPRGERAVAFDAARAAVGSIRLGDPLDPATTMGPLVSKAQFDKVQALIQTGLDEGATLIAGGVGRPAELNRGFYVRPTVFGDVTPDMTIAREEIFGPVLSIMSYDDEEEAIGIANDTPFGLAGFVQSGDRDHALRVAARIRAGRVYLNGAPFDRSLPFGGYKQSGNGREFGIFGFEEYLEVKAILG, from the coding sequence ATGGACAGATTGAAATTCTACATTGACGGCGCGTGGACCGATCCGGTGTCGCCGTCGACGCTGGACATCACCAATCCCGCCACGGAGGAAGGGTTCGCGCGGATCTGCGTGGGTTCGCATGCCGATGTCGATCGGGCCGCCAGAGCCGCTCGCGCCGCCTTTGCCCAATTTTCCCGGACAAGCTTGGAGGAGCGGCTCGGCTATCTGCGACGGATCATCGAAGGTTTCCGCGCCAATCTGCAAGAACTCGGACGCATGATGACGCTCGAAATGGGCGCGCCCATAACCTTTGCGACCGAGCGCCAGGCAACCGTTGCGCTCTTTCATTTCGAAGAAGCGGCACGTGTGCTGGCGAATTACAGGTTCGAGGAACGGATGGGCCCGGGCATCATACGCCGCGAGCCCATCGGTGTCTGCGGCCTGATCACCCCGTGGAACTGGCCGCTCAACCAGGTCGCCTCAAAGGTCGCACCCGCATTGGCAACGGGCTGCACGGTCGTCCTCAAGCCGAGCGAGATCGCTCCGCTCAGCGCGATGCGCCTGGCGGAGATCATCCACGATGCCGGCGTTCCGCCCGGCGTGTTCAATCTTGTCAACGGCCACGGCCCGACAGTGGGCGAAGCTATCGCGTCGCATCCCGAGATCGACATGGTCTCGATCACTGGATCCACCGGGGCCGGCATCAAGGTGGCCAAACTCGCCGCGGATACCGTCAAGCGCGTCGCGCAGGAACTGGGCGGGAAATCCGCCAACATCATTCTCGCCGACGCCGACCTGCCGGCCGCGGTGGCGGAGGGCGTATATGCCTGCTACGTCAATGCCGGCCAGAATTGCCAATCGCCCACACGCATGCTGATACCGCGCGGCGAACGCGCCGTTGCATTTGATGCCGCGCGTGCGGCGGTCGGTAGCATTCGTCTTGGTGACCCGCTCGATCCGGCGACGACAATGGGGCCCCTCGTCAGCAAGGCGCAGTTCGACAAGGTCCAGGCCTTGATTCAGACAGGCTTGGATGAAGGAGCTACCCTGATAGCGGGAGGCGTGGGACGTCCCGCCGAACTGAATCGGGGATTTTACGTTCGGCCGACGGTGTTCGGCGACGTCACCCCCGACATGACGATTGCCCGCGAAGAAATCTTTGGCCCCGTACTGTCGATCATGAGCTATGATGACGAGGAGGAAGCCATCGGTATCGCCAACGATACACCGTTCGGGCTCGCGGGCTTCGTCCAGTCTGGCGACCGTGATCATGCGCTTCGGGTGGCCGCGCGCATCAGGGCGGGTCGCGTTTATCTCAATGGCGCGCCATTCGACCGGAGCTTGCCGTTCGGTGGCTACAAGCAATCCGGAAACGGGCGTGAATTCGGCATTTTCGGCTTCGAGGAATATCTCGAGGTGAAGGCGATCCTGGGTTAG
- a CDS encoding 2-keto-4-pentenoate hydratase yields MAMLDLAGRQALIAELDAARRTRSSVALPRARHPELTLETAYAVQQDWVAARIAGEGRRAIGYKVALTTRGLQRAFGADQPVFGVLLDDMEFDEATPIPMDRFVAPKVEMELCFRMAKRLAGPCSEADAIAAIDWIAPAIEILDSRTVMFDPASGQARSAIDIVADAGGAAGFVVSPLRMTPGDTDLSRIGAVLYHNGEAEDSGLFPLVFGRPERALTWLAGALAEQGRAIEAGDMVLSGSVIKPYPVARGDRFEFDYGPHGTIALRFE; encoded by the coding sequence TTGGCGATGTTGGATTTGGCCGGACGACAGGCGCTGATAGCAGAGCTGGATGCGGCGCGGCGGACGCGTTCCTCGGTGGCATTACCGCGTGCACGTCATCCCGAGCTTACGCTGGAGACGGCCTATGCCGTGCAGCAGGATTGGGTCGCAGCACGTATCGCCGGCGAGGGGCGGCGGGCGATCGGTTACAAGGTGGCACTGACAACGCGCGGGTTGCAGCGCGCATTCGGCGCAGACCAGCCGGTATTTGGCGTCCTTCTCGACGATATGGAATTTGACGAAGCCACGCCGATTCCAATGGACCGGTTCGTTGCGCCGAAGGTCGAGATGGAACTTTGCTTTCGCATGGCCAAGCGACTGGCGGGCCCGTGCAGCGAGGCGGATGCGATTGCCGCGATCGACTGGATCGCGCCGGCGATCGAGATACTCGATAGCCGCACAGTGATGTTCGATCCCGCGAGCGGCCAGGCGCGGTCCGCCATCGATATCGTCGCAGACGCGGGTGGCGCGGCGGGCTTCGTCGTCTCGCCCCTTCGGATGACCCCGGGCGACACCGATCTCAGTCGCATCGGGGCTGTGCTCTACCACAATGGCGAGGCTGAGGATTCCGGGCTATTCCCACTCGTGTTCGGACGGCCGGAACGTGCTCTGACGTGGCTCGCCGGGGCACTGGCGGAGCAGGGCCGGGCAATCGAGGCGGGAGACATGGTTCTCTCGGGATCCGTGATCAAACCTTATCCCGTCGCGCGCGGGGATCGGTTCGAATTCGACTATGGTCCCCATGGAACGATCGCGTTACGCTTCGAGTAG
- a CDS encoding SDR family oxidoreductase, which translates to MVDELFDVAGKVALVTGGTSGIGAMIAEGYARRGVRTYIAARDLDRARAAAAEIAAAGGHCVGLAADLRDASGAAALIDALKAHETRLDILVNNAGANNRGPITDVSAEAWDDVMDVNLRAPFLLTQQALPLLRAAASDEEHASVINIGSIGGLHIPNWEAYPYGASKAAIHHLTRALAKRLGVEQIRVNAIAPGPFHSRLTDTGSEAVRKSIETYIPVKRAGTPQDIQGVCIFLSSRAGAYINGSTIALDGGYIAAL; encoded by the coding sequence ATGGTCGACGAGCTTTTTGATGTGGCGGGCAAGGTTGCCCTGGTCACTGGCGGAACCAGCGGGATCGGCGCGATGATCGCCGAAGGATATGCCAGGCGCGGTGTCAGAACCTATATCGCCGCGCGCGACCTTGACCGCGCCCGGGCAGCCGCCGCCGAGATCGCCGCCGCTGGCGGGCATTGTGTCGGCCTGGCCGCAGACCTCCGAGACGCAAGCGGCGCTGCCGCCTTGATCGATGCGCTCAAGGCCCATGAAACGAGGCTCGATATTCTCGTCAACAATGCCGGCGCCAATAATCGCGGCCCGATCACCGACGTCAGCGCGGAAGCCTGGGACGACGTGATGGACGTCAACCTGCGCGCGCCCTTCCTGCTCACGCAGCAAGCCCTGCCCCTCCTGCGCGCGGCCGCGAGCGATGAAGAACATGCAAGCGTCATCAATATCGGTTCAATCGGCGGGCTGCACATCCCGAACTGGGAAGCCTATCCCTATGGCGCGTCGAAGGCGGCGATCCATCACCTGACGCGCGCATTGGCCAAGCGGCTCGGCGTCGAGCAGATTCGTGTCAACGCGATCGCCCCTGGCCCATTTCATTCGCGCCTCACCGATACCGGTTCGGAGGCGGTCAGGAAAAGTATCGAGACCTATATCCCGGTAAAGCGCGCCGGCACACCGCAGGATATCCAGGGTGTATGCATCTTCCTCTCCTCCCGCGCGGGCGCCTATATCAACGGATCGACCATCGCACTGGACGGCGGCTACATCGCTGCGCTTTGA